A part of Acidimicrobiales bacterium genomic DNA contains:
- a CDS encoding purine-nucleoside phosphorylase — MLARRRVVDVRDDPFALAAAAAAALTERTGRPRHDVAVVLGSGWASAAELLEEVAGAPPARVDLRQVPGFPHPTVEHHRATAHSLAVGERSVLVLAGRVHLYEGRDPAEVVHGVRTAAATGCRVVVLTNAAGSIDPAVAVGTPVLIADHLNLTGRNPIVGLADRPGAPRFPDLSAVYSPRLRALARHADPTLTEGVYAGLLGPSFETPAEIRALAALGADLVGMSTVLEAIAAAQLGVEVLGLSLVTNPAAGTTPAPVRADDVFAAARAAVPRLAGLLADLLRAPRLLPGRPPAAGPLAPQAVT, encoded by the coding sequence ATGCTCGCGCGCCGTAGGGTCGTCGACGTGCGCGACGACCCCTTCGCCCTCGCCGCCGCGGCCGCGGCCGCGCTCACCGAGCGCACCGGGCGCCCCCGCCACGATGTCGCCGTGGTGCTCGGCTCGGGATGGGCGAGCGCCGCCGAGCTGCTCGAGGAGGTCGCCGGCGCCCCGCCCGCCCGCGTCGACCTGCGCCAGGTGCCGGGCTTCCCGCACCCGACCGTCGAGCACCACCGGGCCACCGCCCACAGCCTCGCCGTGGGCGAGCGCTCGGTGCTGGTGCTGGCCGGCCGGGTCCACCTCTACGAGGGGCGCGACCCGGCGGAGGTGGTCCACGGCGTGCGCACGGCGGCGGCGACGGGCTGCCGGGTGGTCGTGCTCACCAACGCCGCCGGCAGCATCGATCCGGCGGTGGCGGTGGGCACACCGGTTCTCATCGCCGACCACCTCAACCTCACCGGCCGCAACCCGATCGTGGGCCTGGCCGACCGGCCGGGGGCGCCGCGGTTCCCGGATCTCAGCGCGGTGTACAGCCCCCGCCTGCGCGCCCTCGCCCGGCACGCGGACCCCACCCTCACCGAGGGCGTGTACGCGGGGCTGCTCGGCCCCAGCTTCGAGACCCCGGCGGAGATCCGGGCGCTGGCGGCCCTGGGCGCCGACCTGGTCGGGATGTCCACCGTGCTCGAGGCCATCGCCGCCGCCCAGCTCGGCGTCGAGGTCCTGGGCCTGTCGTTGGTCACCAACCCGGCCGCGGGCACGACCCCGGCCCCCGTCCGCGCCGACGACGTCTTCGCCGCGGCCCGAGCCGCCGTCCCCCGGCTGGCCGGCCTGCTCGCCGACCTGCTGCGCGCGCCCCGGCTGCTCCCCGGCCGGCCGCCGGCCGCCGGCCCCCTCGCGCCCCAGGCTGTGACCTAG
- a CDS encoding amidohydrolase: protein MAVVVRNASLEDDRVELVADGGKIVALGPVGSVSLPAGAEEIDATGLALLPGLVNGHTHSAMTLFRGFGDDLPLDEWLRSRIWPAEARLSEDDVFWGAKLAGLEMLRTGTVAFWDMYWHPRGVVRAVDELGLRATVAAPLIDGHDPSRLPELQDAVDEATEAASGASDRVRAALGPHAIYTVSTEGLSWVAEQAADRGLPVHIHCSETEREVHDCVAAHGVRPVIYLDRLGLLGERTVLAHGIWLDDEERDVLATRGTTIVTTPTSNLKLAVGDVFRYQEARRRGIPVGLGTDGVASNNALDLFQEVKLFALLQKHVAKDPSAVPAAEAWDVAAGHRAPLLGPGGRLAVGEPADFLLARLDQPELAPAHDQTSNLVYAATGACVDTVVIDGVVRMRHRVVPGQDDIVAEATARAHRICRD, encoded by the coding sequence ATGGCGGTCGTGGTCAGGAACGCGTCACTCGAGGATGACCGGGTCGAGCTGGTGGCGGACGGCGGGAAGATCGTCGCGCTGGGGCCGGTCGGCAGCGTCTCCCTGCCAGCCGGGGCGGAGGAGATCGACGCCACCGGCCTGGCGCTCCTGCCCGGCCTGGTGAACGGCCACACCCACTCGGCCATGACCCTGTTCCGCGGGTTCGGTGACGACCTCCCCCTCGACGAGTGGCTGCGCTCGCGGATCTGGCCGGCCGAGGCCCGGCTCTCCGAGGACGACGTGTTCTGGGGCGCCAAGCTGGCCGGGCTCGAGATGCTCCGCACCGGCACCGTCGCGTTCTGGGACATGTACTGGCATCCCCGCGGGGTGGTGCGGGCGGTCGACGAGCTGGGGCTGCGGGCCACGGTGGCGGCGCCGCTGATCGACGGGCACGACCCGTCGCGCCTGCCCGAGCTGCAGGACGCGGTCGACGAGGCCACCGAGGCCGCGTCCGGCGCTTCCGACCGGGTCCGGGCCGCGCTGGGCCCGCACGCCATCTACACGGTGTCGACCGAGGGCCTGTCGTGGGTGGCGGAGCAGGCGGCCGACCGCGGGCTCCCCGTCCACATCCACTGCTCGGAGACCGAGCGCGAGGTGCACGACTGCGTGGCCGCCCACGGGGTCCGGCCGGTGATCTACCTCGACCGGCTCGGCCTGCTGGGGGAGCGCACCGTGCTCGCCCACGGGATCTGGCTCGACGACGAGGAGCGCGACGTGCTCGCGACGCGGGGGACCACGATCGTCACCACCCCCACCTCCAACCTCAAGCTGGCCGTGGGCGACGTGTTCCGGTACCAGGAGGCGCGGCGACGCGGGATCCCCGTCGGCCTCGGCACCGACGGGGTGGCCTCCAACAACGCCCTCGACCTGTTCCAGGAGGTCAAGCTCTTCGCCCTGCTGCAGAAGCACGTGGCCAAGGACCCGTCGGCCGTCCCGGCCGCCGAGGCGTGGGACGTCGCGGCCGGGCACCGGGCCCCCCTGCTGGGGCCGGGCGGGCGGCTGGCCGTGGGCGAGCCGGCCGACTTCCTGCTGGCCCGTCTCGACCAGCCCGAGCTGGCGCCCGCGCACGACCAGACCTCCAACCTCGTCTACGCCGCCACCGGCGCCTGCGTGGACACCGTCGTGATCGACGGGGTCGTGCGCATGCGCCACCGCGTGGTCCCGGGTCAGGACGACATCGTCGCCGAGGCGACGGCGCGGGCCCATCGCATCTGCCGCGACTAG
- a CDS encoding maleylpyruvate isomerase family mycothiol-dependent enzyme: MSEPVVDLLAEEWDALAGLGASLPGHAWDLPTDCPGWTVRDQYAHVIGTERMLLGEQPPGPPIEAPHVKNPIGAVNEAWVEGVRGLSGDAVVAQLRHVTGLRLEELRSMPAERFDQLGPSPVGEAPYREFMSVRVMDCWVHEQDVRRAAAVPGHLTGPVVALAVGRFVRGLPMVVGKRAGAPDGTTVVVDVTGPEARTVAVGVVDGRARLLDDAPAEPTAVLALDTEAFCCLMTGRWGAGRLRAEGRVAVRGDEELAGRVLDGANIMI; the protein is encoded by the coding sequence GTGAGCGAGCCGGTCGTCGACCTGTTGGCCGAGGAGTGGGACGCGCTGGCCGGGCTGGGCGCGTCGCTGCCCGGGCACGCCTGGGATCTGCCGACCGACTGCCCGGGGTGGACGGTGCGTGACCAGTACGCGCACGTCATCGGCACCGAGCGCATGCTCCTCGGGGAGCAGCCGCCGGGCCCGCCGATCGAGGCACCCCACGTGAAGAACCCGATCGGGGCCGTGAACGAGGCGTGGGTCGAGGGGGTGCGCGGCCTCTCGGGCGACGCCGTGGTCGCCCAGCTGCGCCACGTCACCGGCCTGCGCCTGGAGGAGCTGCGCTCGATGCCGGCCGAGCGCTTCGACCAGCTGGGGCCGAGCCCGGTGGGAGAGGCGCCCTACCGCGAGTTCATGTCGGTCCGCGTCATGGACTGCTGGGTCCACGAGCAGGACGTGCGCCGAGCCGCCGCCGTGCCGGGGCACCTGACGGGCCCGGTGGTCGCGCTGGCCGTGGGACGCTTCGTGCGGGGCCTCCCCATGGTGGTGGGCAAGCGAGCGGGGGCGCCCGACGGCACCACCGTGGTGGTGGACGTCACCGGGCCGGAGGCGCGCACCGTCGCCGTGGGGGTGGTCGACGGGCGGGCCCGCCTGCTCGACGACGCACCGGCCGAGCCCACCGCCGTGCTCGCCCTCGACACCGAGGCGTTCTGCTGTCTGATGACCGGCCGTTGGGGCGCCGGCCGGCTCCGGGCCGAGGGGCGCGTCGCCGTGCGCGGCGACGAGGAGCTGGCCGGGCGGGTGCTGGACGGCGCCAACATCATGATCTGA
- a CDS encoding VanW family protein, translating to MPRVAKIGLIALAVVGGLLVLLVGSSLVDSWMHRGRAERNVTLAGQQVGGQSRAEVEAHVADLASGFSATPVTVEVPEGTGFETTADELGLTVDEEATVDAVMAAGRSGFVLGRPFSWLRSLTSGRAVDVRLDVDDERVLNASLHLGTADFVAPSEPSLTLDEAGQLRVVEPVPGSGIDPVELADSLRSVAYREGEISVRAGLTDVPARYTRDDAEVLLGEAERLTGQGLEVTAGDSSTTIPAETLRSWITVTPADAGLVLAFEPARVGEALPGLLPDAGEAPVDAGATIVGGAVVATPARSGTGCCAPEATGLILNALERADRGPIELPLTVREPDRTDARLAELGIVEPVASFTTNHACCAPRVQNIHRIADILRGYIIEPGEMLSVNTVVGRRTTENGFVAAPAIVNGEFADEVGGGISQFMTTIFNAAFFAGLDYGEYQAHTIYISRYPYGREATINYPHPDLQIVNNTPYGVLVWPTYSDTSITVTLYSTKNIEAAQTGQTTSASGSCTAVTTERTRTYLETGEQATDTVRALYRGGENRTCNDGGPPPAPPGQPQPTGPPPPTTAPPAITAPPATTSPPPAAPPTTAPPATTAPPPTTPPATAPPPTTVSIPPDLTLPPPP from the coding sequence GTGCCCCGTGTCGCCAAGATCGGCCTGATCGCGCTCGCTGTGGTCGGCGGGCTGCTCGTGCTCCTCGTCGGCAGCTCCCTCGTCGACAGCTGGATGCACCGCGGCCGGGCCGAACGCAACGTCACCCTCGCCGGCCAGCAGGTGGGGGGCCAGAGCCGCGCCGAGGTCGAGGCCCACGTCGCCGACCTCGCCAGCGGGTTCTCGGCCACGCCGGTGACGGTCGAGGTGCCGGAGGGCACCGGCTTCGAGACCACGGCCGACGAGCTCGGCCTCACGGTCGACGAGGAGGCGACCGTCGATGCGGTGATGGCGGCCGGGCGGTCGGGGTTCGTGCTGGGCCGGCCGTTCTCGTGGCTGCGCTCGCTCACGTCGGGACGAGCCGTCGACGTGCGGCTCGACGTCGACGACGAGCGGGTGCTCAACGCCAGCCTCCACCTCGGCACCGCCGACTTCGTGGCCCCGTCCGAACCCAGCCTGACCCTGGACGAGGCCGGCCAGCTGCGCGTGGTCGAGCCGGTGCCCGGCTCCGGCATCGATCCCGTCGAGCTGGCCGACTCGCTCCGCTCGGTCGCCTACCGGGAGGGCGAGATCAGCGTCCGGGCCGGCCTCACCGACGTCCCGGCCCGCTACACCCGCGACGACGCCGAGGTGCTGCTGGGCGAGGCCGAGCGGCTCACCGGGCAGGGCCTCGAGGTGACCGCCGGCGACAGCTCCACCACCATCCCGGCCGAGACGCTGCGCTCGTGGATCACGGTGACCCCTGCCGACGCCGGTCTGGTGCTGGCCTTCGAGCCGGCCCGCGTGGGCGAGGCCCTCCCGGGGCTGCTGCCCGACGCCGGCGAGGCCCCGGTCGACGCCGGCGCCACCATCGTGGGCGGCGCCGTGGTGGCGACGCCGGCCAGGTCCGGCACCGGCTGCTGCGCGCCGGAGGCCACGGGGCTGATCCTCAACGCACTGGAGCGCGCGGACAGGGGGCCCATCGAGCTCCCCCTCACCGTCCGAGAACCCGACCGCACCGACGCCCGGCTCGCCGAGCTCGGGATCGTCGAGCCCGTCGCCAGCTTCACCACGAACCACGCCTGCTGCGCGCCGCGGGTGCAGAACATCCACCGGATCGCCGACATCCTGCGCGGCTACATCATCGAGCCCGGCGAGATGCTGTCCGTGAACACCGTCGTGGGGCGGCGCACCACCGAGAACGGCTTCGTGGCCGCCCCCGCCATCGTGAACGGCGAGTTCGCCGACGAGGTCGGCGGCGGCATCTCGCAGTTCATGACCACGATCTTCAACGCCGCCTTCTTCGCCGGGCTCGACTACGGCGAGTACCAGGCCCACACGATCTACATCTCGCGCTACCCGTACGGGCGGGAGGCCACGATCAACTACCCGCACCCCGACCTGCAGATCGTCAACAACACGCCCTACGGCGTGCTCGTCTGGCCCACCTACAGCGACACCTCGATCACGGTCACCCTGTACTCGACCAAGAACATCGAGGCCGCGCAGACCGGGCAGACCACGTCGGCCTCGGGCTCGTGCACGGCCGTGACCACCGAGCGGACCCGCACGTACCTGGAGACCGGAGAGCAGGCGACGGACACCGTCCGGGCCCTCTACCGGGGGGGCGAGAACCGCACCTGCAACGACGGCGGCCCGCCTCCCGCCCCGCCGGGCCAGCCGCAGCCCACCGGGCCCCCGCCGCCCACCACGGCGCCGCCCGCCATCACCGCGCCACCCGCGACGACCTCCCCGCCGCCGGCGGCACCGCCCACCACGGCGCCGCCCGCCACCACCGCGCCACCGCCCACGACGCCCCCCGCCACGGCGCCGCCGCCCACGACGGTGTCGATCCCGCCCGACCTCACCCTGCCGCCGCCTCCCTGA
- a CDS encoding Gfo/Idh/MocA family oxidoreductase encodes MAASLALAGGGFMATVHGLAARNLGLPVVAVAGRDPERAAVLASRLGARACRTADLPAGADVVIVATPPASHVELALAALEAGAGVVVEKPLCTSLADADRLVEAEQRLPRVGYAENLAFAPVVVRAVEEAASLGPLHHLEVRAVQGRPTWGAFLTRDWGGGALFDLGVHPLAVALLLARPAPPVAVAARLEGAADHPTDEHAEVDLTFASGLRARVVASWASPSQAWDLQAASGSGVVRAELLPAPSLERNGEPVGLPAATADPVLLEQYGYVGQLHAFADDITLGRRPWPDAAFGREVLDVVCGAYASAAAGGAAVPLPFEGPRDRTPLELWRPEG; translated from the coding sequence GTGGCGGCCTCGCTGGCACTGGCCGGTGGCGGCTTCATGGCCACCGTGCACGGCCTGGCGGCCCGGAACCTGGGGCTGCCGGTGGTCGCGGTGGCCGGCCGCGACCCGGAGCGGGCCGCGGTACTCGCGTCCCGCCTCGGGGCCCGGGCGTGCCGCACCGCCGACCTGCCGGCGGGCGCCGACGTGGTGATCGTGGCCACGCCGCCGGCGAGCCACGTCGAGCTGGCCCTGGCCGCCCTCGAGGCCGGCGCGGGGGTCGTCGTGGAGAAGCCGCTGTGCACGAGCCTGGCCGACGCCGACCGGCTGGTCGAGGCCGAGCAGCGTCTCCCGCGGGTCGGCTACGCCGAGAACCTGGCCTTCGCGCCGGTGGTCGTCCGGGCCGTGGAGGAGGCGGCGAGCCTCGGCCCGCTCCACCACCTCGAGGTGCGGGCCGTGCAGGGCCGGCCCACCTGGGGGGCGTTCCTCACCCGCGACTGGGGAGGCGGCGCCCTGTTCGACCTGGGCGTGCACCCGCTGGCCGTGGCCCTGCTGCTGGCCCGGCCGGCGCCACCGGTGGCGGTGGCCGCCCGGCTCGAGGGCGCCGCCGACCACCCCACCGACGAGCACGCCGAAGTCGATCTGACGTTCGCGTCGGGGTTGCGCGCCCGGGTCGTGGCCAGCTGGGCCTCGCCGTCGCAGGCGTGGGACCTGCAGGCGGCGAGCGGCTCGGGGGTCGTGCGCGCCGAGCTGCTGCCCGCGCCCTCGCTGGAGCGCAACGGCGAACCCGTCGGGCTCCCGGCCGCCACCGCCGATCCGGTGCTCCTCGAGCAGTACGGCTACGTGGGCCAGCTCCACGCCTTCGCCGACGACATCACCCTGGGCCGGCGGCCCTGGCCCGACGCCGCGTTCGGCCGCGAGGTGCTCGACGTGGTGTGCGGCGCCTACGCGTCGGCCGCGGCCGGGGGAGCGGCCGTGCCCCTCCCCTTCGAGGGCCCCCGCGACCGCACCCCGCTGGAGCTCTGGCGGCCGGAGGGCTGA
- a CDS encoding LLM class F420-dependent oxidoreductase translates to MPHERRFRFGVQLATAPDRESWAALARKAEALGYSSLFVPDHFGDQLAPGPALMAAADATTDLRVGALVWDNDYRHPVVLAMEAATIDLLSGGRLELGLGAGWMRTDYEQSGIAYDPPAVRVDRFEESIAVLKGLFAEGPFSHRGPHYTITGLDLRPRPVQRPHPPLLIGGGGRRVLSIAARHADIVGVNPRLHAGEIGPDALADATADAVDRKVGWVREAAGDRFDDLELNVLAFVAIVTDDPGPMAELVAGGMGLDPADVQGTPHVLLGSVEQIAETLHARRERWGFSYVVVQGDAMDGFAPVVARLAGT, encoded by the coding sequence ATGCCGCACGAACGCAGGTTCCGCTTCGGTGTCCAGCTGGCCACCGCCCCCGACCGCGAGAGCTGGGCCGCCCTGGCCCGGAAGGCGGAGGCGCTCGGCTACTCGAGCCTGTTCGTCCCCGACCACTTCGGTGACCAGCTGGCGCCCGGTCCGGCGCTGATGGCCGCGGCCGACGCCACCACAGACCTGCGGGTCGGTGCCCTGGTCTGGGACAACGACTACCGCCACCCGGTCGTGCTGGCCATGGAGGCCGCGACCATCGACCTGCTGAGCGGCGGGCGGCTCGAGCTCGGCCTCGGTGCCGGGTGGATGCGCACCGACTACGAGCAGTCGGGCATCGCCTACGACCCCCCGGCCGTGCGGGTCGACCGCTTCGAGGAGTCGATCGCGGTGCTCAAGGGCCTGTTCGCCGAGGGCCCCTTCTCCCATCGGGGCCCCCACTACACGATCACGGGGCTCGACCTCCGGCCCCGGCCGGTGCAGCGGCCCCACCCGCCGTTGCTGATCGGCGGCGGTGGCCGGCGGGTCCTGTCGATCGCGGCCCGCCACGCCGACATCGTGGGTGTGAACCCTCGGCTCCACGCCGGGGAGATCGGGCCCGACGCCTTGGCCGACGCCACCGCCGACGCCGTCGACCGCAAGGTCGGCTGGGTCCGGGAGGCGGCCGGTGACCGCTTCGACGACCTCGAGCTGAACGTGCTGGCCTTCGTCGCGATCGTCACCGACGATCCGGGGCCGATGGCGGAGCTGGTCGCGGGCGGGATGGGCCTCGATCCCGCCGACGTGCAGGGAACCCCGCACGTGCTGCTGGGCAGCGTCGAGCAGATCGCCGAGACCCTCCACGCCCGGCGGGAGCGGTGGGGGTTCAGCTACGTCGTGGTGCAGGGCGACGCCATGGACGGCTTCGCCCCCGTGGTCGCCCGCCTGGCCGGCACCTGA
- a CDS encoding transglycosylase domain-containing protein, whose translation MRVVRLLVLILVASIGLAATAVALVPPARQLASSTSSRPEDINLDPLAQRSLVYAADGTLLASLHAEENRSDVRLDQVPQVVIDTVLAVEDEDFYEHGGVNLRSTIRALFANVSSGGIEQGGSTITQQLVKNALLTPERDAERKLKEAVLAVRLEDEMTKDEILERYLNTVYFGNGAYGVQAAAETYFGVNVEQLLLPQAALLAGLIRNPAGYDPVQDPEGALGRRSEVLQRLVALGELTQREADYYDLAPLPDRVQQLLPPPDDYFVEEVKQQLLDDERLGETPQERYNAVFKGGLRIYTTFDPRLQAAALAARNSTVPPDAWLFTAAVASLDPRTGAVRAMVGGPGFERFKFNLATQGLRQTGSSFKTFALVAALEHGAIPDDTIDGSSPCRFEIPGQDDYVVRSHGGSGSLYRVTASSINCAFVRLGLAVGLNNVIDAAQRMGVSSRLDPVLSLPLGTMLVSPLDMASAYGVLADDGVRNEPYVVERVETADGDVVFEHEADPERVLDQDVARMATDVLQGVVTNGTGEGAALGNRQVAGKTGTTEDNADAWFVGYTPQLVTAVWMGAPGGRLPMTNLGGINVFGGTYPAEIFQKYMTAALDGQAELAFPEPPEPYREGTRLFVPDDECREDRFLALAEASGPPPTVPREGEVSPVATRFDDIARGSTRTWCSGADLANDDDAPDRTGDRPVVTGDSPGDTGDTGDTGSGTTPGGEGSTTVPTEPAPTTSTPPASQPPLPPTSVPITVAPPTTAPPSTTAPSTLPPISQVPIPIVPPGFSP comes from the coding sequence ATGCGCGTCGTCCGACTCCTCGTGCTGATTCTGGTCGCAAGCATCGGGCTGGCGGCCACGGCGGTGGCGCTCGTCCCCCCGGCGCGCCAGCTCGCGTCCTCGACGAGCTCGAGGCCCGAGGACATCAACCTCGATCCGCTGGCCCAGCGCTCGCTGGTCTATGCCGCCGACGGCACCCTCCTGGCCTCGCTGCACGCCGAGGAGAACCGCTCCGACGTGCGGCTCGACCAGGTGCCGCAGGTGGTGATCGACACCGTGCTGGCGGTGGAGGACGAGGACTTCTACGAGCACGGCGGCGTCAACCTCCGCTCGACGATCCGGGCGCTGTTCGCCAACGTGTCGAGCGGCGGCATCGAGCAGGGTGGCTCCACCATCACCCAGCAGCTCGTGAAGAACGCGCTGCTCACCCCGGAGCGCGACGCCGAGCGCAAGTTGAAGGAAGCGGTCCTGGCGGTCCGGCTCGAGGACGAGATGACGAAGGACGAGATCCTCGAGCGGTACCTGAACACCGTGTACTTCGGCAACGGCGCCTACGGGGTGCAGGCCGCGGCCGAGACGTACTTCGGCGTGAACGTGGAGCAGCTCCTGCTGCCGCAGGCGGCCCTGCTGGCCGGGCTCATCCGCAACCCGGCGGGCTACGACCCGGTGCAGGACCCCGAGGGTGCCCTGGGCCGGCGCTCCGAGGTGCTCCAGCGGCTGGTCGCGCTGGGCGAGCTCACCCAGCGTGAGGCCGACTACTACGACCTGGCGCCGCTGCCGGATCGCGTGCAGCAGCTCCTGCCGCCGCCCGACGACTACTTCGTCGAGGAGGTCAAGCAGCAGCTGCTCGACGACGAGCGCCTCGGCGAGACCCCTCAGGAGCGCTACAACGCGGTGTTCAAGGGGGGCCTGCGCATCTACACCACCTTCGACCCGCGCCTGCAGGCCGCCGCCCTGGCTGCCCGCAACAGCACGGTGCCGCCCGACGCCTGGCTCTTCACCGCCGCCGTCGCCTCCCTCGACCCTCGCACCGGGGCGGTGCGGGCCATGGTGGGCGGGCCCGGCTTCGAGCGGTTCAAGTTCAACCTGGCCACCCAGGGGCTGCGCCAGACCGGCTCGTCGTTCAAGACCTTCGCGCTGGTCGCCGCGCTGGAGCACGGGGCGATCCCGGACGACACGATCGACGGCAGCAGCCCCTGCCGGTTCGAGATCCCGGGCCAGGACGACTACGTGGTGCGCTCGCACGGCGGGAGCGGAAGCCTGTACCGGGTCACGGCGTCGTCGATCAACTGCGCCTTCGTCCGGCTCGGCCTGGCGGTGGGGCTCAACAACGTGATCGACGCGGCCCAGCGGATGGGCGTGAGCAGCCGCCTCGACCCGGTCCTGTCGCTGCCGCTCGGCACCATGCTGGTCTCGCCCCTCGACATGGCGTCGGCCTACGGGGTCCTGGCCGACGACGGCGTGCGCAACGAGCCCTACGTGGTGGAGCGGGTGGAGACGGCCGACGGCGACGTGGTCTTCGAGCACGAGGCCGACCCCGAGCGGGTGCTCGACCAGGACGTCGCCCGCATGGCCACCGACGTCCTGCAGGGGGTCGTGACGAACGGCACGGGCGAGGGCGCAGCCCTCGGGAACCGCCAGGTCGCCGGCAAGACCGGCACCACCGAGGACAACGCCGACGCCTGGTTCGTGGGCTACACCCCGCAGCTCGTCACCGCGGTGTGGATGGGCGCACCGGGCGGGCGCCTCCCGATGACGAACCTGGGTGGCATCAACGTGTTCGGCGGCACCTACCCCGCGGAGATCTTCCAGAAGTACATGACCGCCGCCCTCGACGGCCAGGCCGAGCTGGCGTTCCCCGAGCCGCCCGAGCCCTACCGAGAGGGCACCCGCCTGTTCGTGCCCGACGACGAGTGCCGCGAGGACCGCTTCCTGGCCCTGGCCGAGGCGTCGGGTCCGCCGCCCACGGTCCCTCGCGAGGGCGAGGTCTCCCCGGTCGCCACCCGGTTCGACGACATCGCCCGGGGCTCGACCCGCACGTGGTGCTCCGGCGCCGACCTGGCCAACGACGACGACGCCCCCGACCGCACCGGCGACCGCCCCGTGGTGACCGGCGACAGCCCCGGCGACACCGGCGACACCGGCGACACCGGTTCGGGCACCACCCCGGGCGGGGAGGGATCCACCACGGTGCCGACCGAGCCGGCACCGACCACCTCGACCCCGCCGGCGTCGCAGCCGCCGCTGCCGCCCACGTCGGTCCCTATCACCGTGGCGCCCCCGACGACGGCGCCCCCCTCGACCACCGCGCCCTCCACCCTGCCGCCGATCTCCCAGGTGCCGATCCCGATCGTGCCGCCGGGCTTCTCCCCGTGA
- a CDS encoding histidine phosphatase family protein, with amino-acid sequence MLILVRHGRTAANAGGLLLGRLDPPLDEVGRRQAEALAAALPAGARLVSSPLRRARQTAEAIAAGGTPVEIDDRWVELDYGEYDGVPLGDVPSEVWARWRAEPGFAPSGGESLADLGTRVRAACDDLVPVASGADVVVVSHVSPIKAAVAWALGVGDGVSWRTHLDPASITTVGIGPRGPVLRGFNERTHLG; translated from the coding sequence GTGCTGATCCTGGTGCGGCACGGGCGCACCGCCGCCAACGCCGGCGGGCTGCTCCTGGGTCGGCTCGATCCACCGCTCGACGAGGTCGGTCGGCGCCAGGCCGAGGCCCTCGCCGCCGCCCTGCCAGCCGGGGCGCGGCTGGTGTCGAGCCCGCTGCGCCGGGCGCGCCAGACCGCGGAGGCCATCGCGGCGGGCGGCACGCCGGTGGAGATCGACGACCGGTGGGTCGAGCTCGACTACGGGGAGTACGACGGGGTCCCGCTGGGCGATGTCCCTTCGGAGGTGTGGGCCCGGTGGCGGGCCGAGCCCGGCTTCGCACCGTCGGGCGGCGAGTCGCTCGCCGATCTCGGCACCAGGGTGCGGGCCGCGTGCGACGACCTCGTGCCCGTGGCCAGCGGGGCCGACGTGGTGGTGGTGAGCCACGTCTCGCCCATCAAGGCGGCGGTGGCCTGGGCCCTGGGCGTCGGCGACGGGGTCTCGTGGCGCACGCACCTCGACCCGGCCTCGATCACCACCGTCGGCATCGGCCCGCGCGGGCCGGTGCTGCGGGGCTTCAACGAGCGCACCCACCTGGGCTGA
- a CDS encoding SDR family NAD(P)-dependent oxidoreductase, translating to MTGAGSGIGLHLATILAAEGSSIAAFDLDLAGTARAAMADAGGRPGQRCTFHQVDVGDAAAIAAAFEEAAALVGRPHLLVNSAGISRNDVFSASTTDDFEQTVHVNLVGSRNVAHGALPLMQRGDRLALISSLAGLLGGYSYAAYAASKAGVIGLAKVLRLEYAPLGIGVSVICPPEIMTPMVERYAATMHPATRALKDVAGTLPIDQACRSMLHGLERGRFMVVPGSRARRTYWLNRLAPDRVTQAITDRIVRNALATHPEADPFAPPRSFDER from the coding sequence GTGACCGGCGCCGGGAGCGGCATCGGCCTGCACCTGGCCACGATCCTGGCCGCCGAGGGGTCGTCGATCGCGGCCTTCGATCTCGACCTCGCCGGCACCGCCCGGGCGGCCATGGCCGACGCCGGGGGGCGCCCGGGGCAGCGCTGCACGTTCCACCAGGTCGACGTGGGCGACGCTGCCGCGATCGCCGCGGCCTTCGAGGAGGCTGCCGCGCTGGTGGGCCGGCCCCACCTCCTGGTCAACTCGGCCGGCATCAGCCGCAACGACGTGTTCTCGGCGTCGACCACGGACGACTTCGAGCAGACCGTCCACGTCAACCTGGTGGGCAGCCGCAACGTGGCGCACGGCGCCCTGCCGCTGATGCAGCGGGGTGACCGACTGGCGCTGATCTCCTCGCTCGCGGGGCTGCTGGGAGGGTACTCCTACGCGGCGTACGCAGCGTCGAAGGCCGGGGTGATCGGCCTGGCCAAGGTGCTGCGCCTCGAGTACGCGCCGCTCGGCATCGGTGTGTCGGTGATCTGCCCACCCGAGATCATGACCCCCATGGTGGAGCGCTACGCCGCCACCATGCACCCGGCCACCCGGGCGCTGAAGGACGTGGCCGGCACCCTCCCCATCGACCAGGCGTGCCGGTCGATGCTCCACGGGCTCGAGCGGGGTCGGTTCATGGTCGTACCCGGGTCGCGTGCCCGGCGGACGTACTGGCTGAACCGCCTGGCGCCCGACCGGGTGACGCAGGCCATCACCGACCGGATCGTGCGCAACGCGCTCGCCACCCACCCCGAGGCCGATCCCTTCGCCCCGCCCCGGTCCTTCGACGAGCGCTGA